One genomic window of Luteitalea pratensis includes the following:
- a CDS encoding cupin domain-containing protein, protein MLDSDEGELRTRRIHADGSGPASSQFILKVSPKNNGSQHLVAGTEVLAPGATLPKHRHLVQDEILLIQGGTAHVWLGDQERDLHGGGLVFIPANTWISGKNIGTTPIALTFVFSAPGFEETMRCNSVPAGETPTPITPAQQKDCAHLGHSESAGQRDNPKK, encoded by the coding sequence ATGCTCGACAGCGATGAAGGGGAACTGCGGACACGTCGCATTCATGCCGACGGCAGTGGACCCGCCTCATCTCAATTCATCCTCAAGGTGAGCCCGAAGAACAATGGCTCCCAGCATCTGGTGGCCGGGACAGAGGTGCTCGCGCCGGGAGCGACACTGCCGAAGCACAGACACCTGGTCCAGGATGAAATCCTGCTGATCCAGGGCGGAACCGCCCACGTGTGGCTCGGCGACCAGGAGCGCGATCTCCATGGCGGAGGGCTGGTGTTCATCCCGGCGAACACCTGGATAAGTGGGAAGAACATCGGCACCACTCCGATCGCCTTGACGTTCGTCTTCTCGGCGCCGGGCTTCGAGGAGACGATGCGATGCAATTCCGTGCCGGCCGGTGAAACGCCGACCCCGATCACACCCGCGCAGCAGAAAGACTGCGCACACCTCGGGCACTCCGAGAGCGCCGGTCAGCGAGACAATCCGAAGAAGTGA
- a CDS encoding helix-turn-helix transcriptional regulator, whose product MLYRLEERGWIKGTWVEKSDEPRRRLYKVTAEGQRVLAQQSKTWAALVEAVRRVTGNDHA is encoded by the coding sequence TTGCTCTACCGTCTCGAGGAGCGTGGGTGGATCAAGGGGACGTGGGTCGAAAAGTCCGACGAGCCACGACGCCGACTCTACAAGGTCACGGCGGAAGGGCAACGCGTGCTCGCGCAGCAGAGCAAGACGTGGGCTGCATTGGTCGAGGCCGTGCGACGCGTGACGGGAAACGACCATGCCTGA
- a CDS encoding FtsX-like permease family protein, with protein MNDEPHTIIGVVHPDPWLLPEVSKVYVPAMFDASESTRARNNFDWEGYARLRPGAAPEAIGVEAASASWPMRRTGNGWRTLHGVPLTETVFVDREENRQALLLLQTTVGFVLFIACMNVGSLLLARATARQHEFTLRAALGAGRGRLFRQLLAESLLLASAAGIGGLLLSVGGSRVVANVWGWHPTASFDPRVLAFTSAVGLGTAILASLAPARHLLQHSDETALREHGRTAGVNQKSRRILQALLVCEISLALALLLGAGALIKSLSVRLQRTPGFATANLLLARTHFLGARYAAAGTKAEFIRRAVDQIESLPGVRAAAVVDPYPPAGDAAFPVRAAGAHVFGDDPPLVRHRSVTVGYVRTLAIRMIRGRDFDRRDVGSVPGKVIINEAMARRFWPGENPVGGSIATTRGGAPAVLDVIGVVATADNNIEYRNEPRPEIIELAAVPSQAPWFMIRTDRDAMQVLPSIRAAVLAVDPNQPLAAVRTVEGWIAQESAGHRSLSQFLASFAVLALALVAIGIYGIVSYTAWLRRREVGVRIALGASRASIVGLFLGDTVRLLIVSIPLGLASSWALTRWMAALLFGVGPAEPTVLVTACGCVVAAISLAAIRPVWQCSRTDPASVLRAE; from the coding sequence TTGAATGACGAACCGCACACAATCATCGGAGTTGTCCACCCGGACCCGTGGCTGCTGCCAGAGGTCTCAAAGGTTTACGTACCGGCGATGTTCGACGCTTCGGAGTCGACGCGGGCGCGGAACAATTTCGACTGGGAAGGTTATGCCAGGTTGCGTCCTGGGGCCGCGCCCGAAGCCATCGGTGTGGAAGCGGCCTCGGCCTCCTGGCCGATGCGACGCACCGGGAATGGATGGCGCACTCTGCATGGCGTTCCCCTGACGGAAACCGTGTTCGTCGACCGCGAGGAAAACCGCCAGGCACTGCTGCTCCTGCAGACGACCGTTGGATTTGTGCTCTTCATCGCATGCATGAATGTGGGAAGTCTCCTGCTCGCGCGCGCCACAGCGAGACAGCATGAATTCACGCTACGGGCCGCCCTCGGTGCGGGCCGCGGCCGGCTGTTTCGTCAGTTGCTGGCAGAAAGCCTCCTGCTTGCGTCGGCGGCGGGCATCGGTGGATTGCTGCTCTCGGTTGGTGGGAGCCGCGTCGTCGCAAATGTCTGGGGCTGGCACCCGACGGCCTCCTTCGACCCGCGCGTGCTGGCCTTTACAAGTGCAGTCGGTCTTGGAACCGCGATCCTCGCGAGCCTCGCACCCGCACGCCACCTTCTTCAGCACTCTGACGAGACGGCGCTGAGGGAGCACGGGCGAACCGCGGGCGTCAATCAGAAATCTCGTCGGATATTGCAGGCGCTGCTCGTGTGCGAAATCTCTCTTGCACTCGCGCTGCTGCTCGGCGCCGGGGCGTTGATCAAGAGTCTCTCCGTTCGACTGCAGAGGACGCCGGGCTTCGCCACTGCGAACTTGTTGCTGGCGCGCACCCATTTTCTGGGTGCGCGATACGCCGCCGCGGGCACGAAGGCCGAGTTCATTCGCCGGGCGGTTGACCAAATCGAGTCACTGCCCGGCGTACGCGCTGCAGCCGTCGTTGATCCGTATCCCCCCGCCGGTGACGCGGCATTTCCCGTCCGCGCGGCCGGCGCTCACGTGTTCGGCGACGACCCGCCGCTCGTCCGGCATCGCTCAGTGACAGTCGGATACGTTCGTACGCTCGCGATACGCATGATCCGCGGTCGTGACTTCGACCGGCGCGATGTGGGATCGGTTCCCGGCAAGGTGATCATCAACGAGGCCATGGCCCGCCGATTCTGGCCGGGCGAGAATCCCGTCGGCGGATCAATCGCGACGACGCGCGGTGGGGCGCCGGCGGTGCTGGACGTCATTGGTGTCGTTGCTACGGCCGACAACAACATCGAGTACCGGAATGAGCCGCGGCCCGAAATCATCGAGCTCGCTGCCGTCCCATCGCAGGCGCCGTGGTTCATGATTCGCACCGATCGGGACGCGATGCAGGTGCTTCCGTCAATTCGTGCGGCTGTCCTGGCTGTCGATCCCAATCAGCCGCTGGCAGCGGTTCGGACAGTTGAAGGATGGATTGCTCAAGAATCAGCGGGCCATCGCTCACTCAGTCAATTCCTCGCGAGTTTTGCGGTGCTCGCACTTGCGCTGGTCGCCATCGGGATCTATGGGATCGTCTCGTATACCGCTTGGTTGCGCCGGCGCGAGGTGGGCGTGCGAATTGCACTCGGCGCGAGCCGGGCTTCGATCGTTGGCCTGTTCCTCGGAGACACTGTGCGGTTATTGATCGTGTCGATTCCACTGGGCCTTGCTTCTTCTTGGGCCTTGACGCGCTGGATGGCCGCCCTGCTGTTCGGCGTTGGGCCCGCCGAACCGACGGTTCTCGTTACTGCTTGCGGGTGCGTAGTCGCCGCCATCTCGCTGGCGGCGATACGGCCCGTCTGGCAGTGTTCGCGTACCGATCCTGCTTCCGTGTTGCGCGCGGAGTGA
- a CDS encoding DUF6178 family protein translates to MSTTTNREAAPRDGRSVDHRLARLLDSPFLARVVPHLAPETLHQLIQYRGLDACGQLVTAATPAQLTSLLDLDLWRHAQPGRDEQFDVDRFGEWVEVLVDTGDSVAARTVAALDTQLVIVGLSRYLRVFDPGTFEPTESSDDEAMERHDRMNSETSGDVLECEMGGYLVRARRTDAWDAIVTLLVTLETEQNDHFHAVMHGCRRLSNSRPEIDGLDDLLMAPEQHLHDVAIERERRRSRHGYASPADARAFLQMARQPRAASAPTAPIAINPIATAYFRATEEEEGEADTTSTSVDASERVAHHAAPAVAKGSATQVGGDDDAPTSIDAVIQLLAEAGLMPDRPRALLEAPDEDPRAASIPLLRRLMRFVLHHDETAYLSRNRELAFLANTLVAGASVQSRPFTPQEASDAAACICNLGLECWPARWPGTTSLGASSPRGLETAMPPDAFLVDRNLVTAFEVGWSVLYQDVSLFVADQLVSTLADLHRVDADTGRGLDALTRMLVKQREAGTPWRARDAADVLALLDMTAWISVLGLLDECPILPAALRAVLERRTSPVSPRAFEFISTNAQIGDIRVFMRTLSGVLSG, encoded by the coding sequence ATGTCGACAACCACGAACCGCGAAGCGGCGCCCCGCGATGGGCGCTCGGTGGACCATCGGCTCGCGCGTCTCCTGGATTCGCCATTCCTCGCGAGGGTCGTCCCGCACCTCGCGCCGGAGACGCTGCATCAGCTCATTCAGTACCGGGGACTCGATGCGTGCGGCCAACTGGTCACGGCTGCGACGCCCGCGCAGCTCACCTCCTTGCTGGACCTCGATCTGTGGCGCCACGCGCAGCCGGGACGCGACGAACAGTTCGATGTCGATCGCTTCGGCGAATGGGTCGAAGTGCTGGTGGACACCGGAGACTCGGTGGCTGCACGCACCGTCGCCGCCCTCGACACGCAGCTGGTGATCGTCGGCCTCTCGCGCTACCTGCGTGTATTCGACCCGGGTACCTTCGAGCCGACGGAATCGAGTGATGACGAGGCGATGGAACGCCACGACAGGATGAACAGCGAGACGAGCGGTGACGTGCTCGAGTGTGAGATGGGCGGCTATCTGGTGCGGGCACGGCGAACCGATGCGTGGGATGCGATCGTCACGCTCCTCGTCACGCTCGAGACCGAGCAGAACGATCACTTCCACGCGGTGATGCATGGATGCCGCCGCTTGTCCAATTCCCGACCGGAGATCGACGGTCTCGACGACCTGCTGATGGCACCGGAGCAGCACCTCCACGACGTCGCGATCGAGCGGGAACGCCGGCGATCGCGGCACGGCTACGCCTCGCCGGCCGACGCGCGCGCCTTCCTTCAGATGGCGCGGCAGCCGCGGGCCGCGTCGGCGCCGACCGCACCGATTGCGATCAACCCCATCGCCACGGCGTATTTTCGCGCGACTGAAGAAGAAGAAGGAGAAGCCGACACCACATCAACATCGGTAGATGCGTCTGAACGTGTGGCACACCACGCCGCGCCCGCCGTCGCCAAGGGTTCGGCGACGCAGGTCGGCGGCGACGATGACGCCCCCACATCGATCGACGCGGTCATCCAACTGCTGGCCGAGGCGGGCCTGATGCCGGACCGGCCGCGGGCCCTACTCGAAGCCCCGGACGAGGACCCCCGAGCCGCGAGCATCCCCCTGCTGAGGCGGCTGATGAGGTTCGTCCTGCACCATGACGAGACCGCGTACCTCTCGCGCAACCGTGAGCTGGCGTTCCTCGCGAATACCCTGGTCGCGGGAGCCTCCGTGCAGTCGCGGCCGTTCACGCCCCAGGAAGCGTCCGATGCGGCTGCGTGCATCTGCAACCTGGGTCTCGAATGCTGGCCCGCGCGCTGGCCGGGCACGACCTCGCTGGGTGCATCGTCGCCACGTGGACTCGAGACGGCCATGCCTCCCGACGCGTTCCTCGTGGATCGCAACCTCGTGACGGCGTTCGAAGTGGGCTGGTCGGTGTTGTACCAGGACGTGAGCCTGTTCGTGGCCGATCAACTCGTGTCGACGTTGGCCGATCTTCATCGTGTCGACGCTGACACCGGCCGCGGGCTCGACGCGCTGACGCGCATGCTCGTGAAGCAGCGCGAGGCCGGCACACCGTGGCGCGCGCGCGACGCCGCCGACGTGCTCGCGCTGCTCGACATGACCGCCTGGATCAGTGTGCTCGGATTGCTGGACGAATGTCCGATCCTGCCCGCAGCGCTGAGAGCCGTCCTCGAACGCCGCACGTCGCCTGTCAGCCCGCGCGCGTTCGAGTTCATCTCGACCAACGCCCAGATCGGCGACATCCGTGTCTTCATGCGAACACTGTCCGGAGTGTTGTCCGGCTGA
- a CDS encoding hybrid sensor histidine kinase/response regulator → MSGEHEASVLVVDDNAATRYATSHVLEAVGFSVVTAASGYEALDLARRDRPDLIVLDINLPDIDGFQVCRQLRALPETRRTPITYLSATFVDDADKILGVDAGADGYLTHPVEAPVLIGTVRALLRARRAEDAVQESEARFKAVFDCAMNGIALLTEDLVFLDVNPAMSQMLERERDAIVGRHLSVFSPNDRHIDIAEITAALNETGRWRGTAPLLSAGGAHVELEWHVSRDSVGDARLAIVSDVTQRVAAEAERERLLTLERLARAEAEDANRLKDDFLAALSHELRTPLNAIVGFSRLLQRSPLIANDPDALNRVNAIERNAWVQARLISDLLDVSRITAGKLELDRQRLSPADAVAAALASLQGLSKLRGVTINANLDRGVETIWWDPSRFQQVVWNLVDNAVKFSANGGVVEVDLTQTPTAVEFRVTDHGQGISPEFLPHVFERFRQEQSSARRGYGGLGLGLAIVHELVTAHGSTITVSSAGEGQGATFLVRLPRVFVAGTVADGTTQPIGAGLDLAGRRILVVEDNEDARALLQEVLGEVRGQVRGVGSVAQALEVLDTFDPDLLISDLAMPGSDGFDLIREVRERGWDARRLPAVALSAFAREEDRQRALEAGYQLHFGKPPDLTALLTQLAGLLGPTAPAPSRTDPHAN, encoded by the coding sequence ATGTCCGGTGAACACGAGGCCTCGGTGCTCGTCGTCGACGACAACGCGGCGACCCGTTACGCCACCAGTCACGTCCTCGAGGCGGTAGGGTTCAGCGTGGTGACGGCGGCCAGCGGCTACGAGGCGCTGGACCTGGCCCGGCGCGATCGGCCCGATCTGATTGTCCTGGACATCAACCTGCCGGACATCGACGGCTTCCAGGTCTGCCGGCAGCTGCGCGCTCTGCCGGAGACACGGCGGACGCCGATCACGTATCTCTCGGCGACCTTCGTCGACGATGCCGACAAGATCCTGGGCGTGGATGCCGGTGCCGATGGCTACCTCACGCACCCGGTCGAAGCGCCGGTGCTGATCGGCACGGTACGGGCGCTGTTGCGCGCGCGCCGCGCAGAAGATGCCGTGCAGGAGAGCGAGGCCCGTTTCAAGGCCGTGTTCGACTGCGCGATGAACGGCATCGCGTTGTTGACCGAAGACCTCGTCTTCCTCGACGTCAACCCGGCGATGTCGCAGATGCTCGAGCGCGAGCGTGACGCCATCGTCGGCCGGCACCTGTCGGTCTTCAGTCCCAACGATCGGCACATCGACATCGCGGAGATCACCGCGGCCCTCAACGAGACGGGACGGTGGCGCGGCACCGCGCCGCTGCTCAGCGCCGGCGGCGCTCACGTCGAACTCGAATGGCACGTGTCGCGCGACAGTGTCGGCGACGCCCGCCTCGCTATCGTCAGCGACGTGACGCAGCGAGTCGCGGCGGAAGCGGAGCGGGAGCGGTTGCTCACCCTCGAACGCCTCGCGCGCGCGGAGGCCGAAGACGCCAATCGGCTCAAGGACGATTTCCTGGCGGCGCTCTCGCACGAACTGCGAACCCCGCTCAATGCCATTGTCGGCTTCTCGCGGCTGCTCCAGCGATCGCCGCTCATCGCCAACGACCCGGACGCGCTCAATCGCGTCAACGCGATCGAACGCAACGCGTGGGTGCAGGCGCGCCTGATCTCGGACCTGCTCGACGTCTCGCGCATCACCGCCGGCAAGCTGGAACTGGATCGGCAGCGGCTCAGCCCGGCGGATGCGGTGGCGGCGGCGCTGGCAAGCCTGCAGGGCCTGTCCAAGCTCAGGGGCGTGACGATCAACGCCAATCTCGATCGCGGCGTCGAAACCATCTGGTGGGACCCGTCGCGTTTCCAGCAGGTGGTGTGGAACCTGGTGGATAACGCGGTGAAGTTCTCCGCCAACGGCGGTGTCGTCGAGGTGGACCTGACGCAGACGCCCACCGCCGTCGAATTCAGGGTGACCGATCACGGTCAGGGCATCTCGCCAGAATTCCTGCCGCACGTCTTCGAGCGTTTCCGCCAGGAGCAGTCATCGGCGCGACGCGGCTACGGCGGGCTCGGCCTCGGCCTGGCGATCGTCCACGAACTGGTGACGGCACACGGCAGTACGATCACGGTGAGCAGCGCCGGCGAGGGACAGGGCGCGACGTTCCTCGTGCGGTTGCCGCGCGTGTTCGTGGCCGGCACCGTTGCCGACGGCACGACGCAGCCGATCGGGGCGGGGCTCGACCTGGCCGGCAGGCGCATCCTGGTCGTGGAGGACAACGAGGACGCGCGCGCCCTCCTGCAGGAAGTGCTGGGGGAGGTGCGCGGCCAGGTGCGCGGCGTCGGCTCTGTCGCGCAGGCGCTCGAGGTCCTCGACACGTTCGATCCCGACTTGCTGATCAGCGACCTCGCGATGCCCGGCAGTGACGGCTTCGATCTGATTCGCGAGGTGCGTGAGCGCGGCTGGGACGCGCGACGACTGCCGGCCGTGGCGCTTTCAGCATTTGCGCGTGAGGAGGACCGCCAACGCGCCCTCGAGGCGGGCTACCAGCTTCACTTCGGCAAGCCACCCGACCTGACGGCGCTGCTGACCCAGCTGGCGGGGTTGCTGGGGCCGACCGCCCCCGCGCCGTCCCGGACGGACCCGCACGCCAACTGA
- a CDS encoding ankyrin repeat domain-containing protein gives MTTSKSLPARRSVESLRKQARALVRDVAAGDAAAIARVRAHLPSGVDLPLTQRNARLVIAREYGYTGWQDLMSEVGQRLGTGLESAAAQARRIIHDNDVERLKQLLAEYPALMSWHDDEDDRGLLGFATDAYGDAGDPERERWFTRAACAELLIDAGAVVMPSVCKGLLQSRAKGLLQLFQRNNLLPRTLEFLAALGDLDAVRAALRENANDPASVNDAFIHSCRFQHEAIASLLLDRCITLDAELASHVDRGPGRAAFVGHFIANTPNIVDVAEAGLWRGFVMERIARTLHDGDLTSFVDALGRDAWALSDACVTFQVRVIEVATLNDRGAFITALLDLEPAVVRRQPPPPSQAIEFAFTYTKTHLLPLLLRIWPLPDDLPHAAGNGDLARVRRWFDAEAKPALGDAANHAPATSVHPREPQWGGVGVQQVLDTALAWSVLNHHFDVADFLLEHGADINTNWNSHEPASILHTLVFEDDYEAMRFLIDRGIDMTIKDYRWGATAWGWARYGKDDDKMAQWLEESERQRQLGR, from the coding sequence ATGACCACGTCGAAGTCCCTGCCGGCTCGTCGGTCAGTGGAATCCCTCCGTAAGCAGGCAAGGGCGCTCGTGCGCGACGTCGCCGCCGGTGACGCCGCGGCCATCGCGCGTGTGCGCGCGCACCTGCCCAGCGGTGTAGATCTGCCGCTGACGCAGCGCAACGCGCGACTCGTGATCGCGCGCGAGTATGGCTACACCGGCTGGCAGGACCTCATGTCCGAGGTCGGGCAGCGGCTTGGCACAGGGCTGGAATCGGCGGCAGCGCAGGCTCGACGCATCATTCACGACAACGACGTCGAACGCCTGAAGCAGCTCCTGGCTGAATACCCGGCGTTGATGTCCTGGCACGACGACGAGGATGATCGCGGGTTGCTGGGATTCGCCACCGACGCCTACGGCGACGCGGGCGACCCGGAGAGAGAAAGGTGGTTCACCCGCGCGGCGTGCGCCGAGCTGTTGATCGATGCCGGCGCGGTCGTCATGCCATCGGTATGCAAGGGCCTCCTCCAATCGCGCGCCAAGGGGTTGCTGCAGCTGTTTCAGCGCAACAACCTGCTGCCTCGCACCCTCGAGTTCCTGGCGGCGCTTGGCGATCTCGACGCGGTCCGTGCGGCTCTTCGCGAAAACGCCAACGATCCGGCTTCCGTCAACGATGCGTTCATCCATTCCTGTCGCTTCCAGCACGAGGCCATCGCGTCACTACTGCTGGATCGCTGCATCACGCTCGACGCTGAATTGGCAAGCCACGTCGATCGCGGCCCGGGACGCGCCGCATTCGTCGGGCATTTCATCGCCAACACGCCCAACATCGTCGACGTGGCCGAGGCCGGGTTGTGGCGCGGTTTCGTCATGGAACGGATCGCACGCACGCTGCACGACGGGGACCTGACATCCTTTGTCGATGCGCTGGGACGCGACGCATGGGCGTTGTCGGATGCGTGTGTGACGTTTCAGGTGCGCGTGATCGAAGTGGCGACGCTGAACGATCGCGGGGCCTTCATCACGGCCCTGCTCGACCTCGAGCCGGCCGTAGTGCGGCGGCAGCCTCCGCCCCCGTCGCAAGCCATCGAGTTCGCGTTCACATATACGAAGACGCATCTGCTTCCTCTGCTGCTGCGCATCTGGCCGCTGCCAGACGATCTGCCGCACGCCGCCGGGAACGGAGACCTCGCCCGCGTGAGACGCTGGTTCGACGCGGAGGCCAAGCCGGCGCTGGGCGACGCGGCAAATCATGCGCCGGCCACAAGCGTCCACCCGCGCGAACCGCAATGGGGCGGCGTCGGGGTGCAGCAGGTGCTCGACACCGCGCTCGCGTGGTCCGTGCTCAACCATCACTTCGACGTGGCCGACTTCCTGCTCGAACACGGCGCCGACATCAACACCAACTGGAACTCTCACGAGCCGGCGAGCATCCTCCACACCCTGGTATTCGAGGACGACTATGAAGCGATGCGATTCCTCATCGACCGCGGCATCGACATGACAATCAAGGACTACCGCTGGGGCGCCACGGCATGGGGTTGGGCGCGCTACGGCAAAGACGACGACAAGATGGCCCAGTGGCTGGAGGAGTCGGAACGGCAGCGGCAACTGGGACGCTGA
- a CDS encoding serine hydrolase, whose product MAIAAIATGFAGHASDDTFARRVDVIARRSLDRPNAGLSIAVARDGTLILARGYGVADRARAVAVTPDSIFHIASISKNIAAAAVLSLVDRGSWPPAPGLITDSARAWVHFLVIASWATLARAEVSRRFLKISRTID is encoded by the coding sequence GTGGCGATCGCTGCGATCGCCACCGGCTTTGCCGGTCACGCGTCGGATGACACCTTCGCACGTCGCGTTGATGTCATCGCGCGGCGCAGTCTCGATCGGCCGAACGCGGGTCTCTCGATTGCCGTCGCTCGCGACGGCACGTTGATCCTGGCGCGGGGGTACGGTGTCGCCGATCGCGCGCGTGCCGTTGCCGTGACGCCAGACTCGATCTTTCACATCGCGTCCATCTCGAAGAATATTGCGGCGGCCGCGGTGTTGTCACTGGTCGATCGGGGCAGCTGGCCGCCGGCACCCGGGTTGATTACGGACTCGGCACGCGCCTGGGTGCATTTCTTGGTCATCGCGTCCTGGGCCACACTGGCTCGGGCGGAGGTTTCACGACGGTTCTTGAAGATTTCCCGGACGATCGACTGA
- a CDS encoding PEP-CTERM sorting domain-containing protein codes for MVLLGTGATTGTLNYFAIDNIVVGSAVPEPGTLSLLALGAASLFRRRRHNRH; via the coding sequence GTGGTTCTCCTGGGGACTGGAGCGACGACCGGCACCCTCAACTACTTCGCGATCGACAACATCGTCGTCGGTAGCGCCGTGCCAGAACCTGGAACGCTGAGCCTGCTGGCTCTGGGCGCCGCATCCCTGTTCCGTCGCCGTCGGCATAACCGCCACTAG
- a CDS encoding DinB family protein, producing MLRDLIAHKGHANAALLHAIQQNGPAASDPELWELLHHVLLANRFWLLTVLGVPFVHQDEARPSLSFNALIERYGSTQTEETAWLDTATESDLERIVEDALIPNGKCFVAQAFMQVCLHSHGHRAQCAKLLRRHGGVPPATDFILWLTSRPRAEWSVAPGRERVS from the coding sequence ATGCTGCGTGATCTGATCGCTCACAAGGGACACGCAAATGCTGCCTTGCTGCACGCCATTCAGCAGAACGGCCCGGCAGCGTCCGACCCGGAGCTGTGGGAACTGCTCCATCACGTCCTGCTGGCCAATCGCTTCTGGCTGCTCACCGTTCTGGGCGTACCGTTTGTGCACCAGGACGAGGCTCGCCCCTCTCTCTCGTTCAACGCACTGATCGAGCGATACGGCAGCACTCAGACAGAGGAAACCGCGTGGCTCGACACCGCCACGGAGTCGGACCTCGAGCGAATCGTGGAAGACGCGCTGATTCCGAATGGCAAGTGTTTCGTCGCGCAAGCGTTCATGCAGGTCTGCTTGCACTCGCACGGCCATCGGGCGCAGTGCGCGAAGCTGCTCCGGCGGCACGGCGGCGTGCCACCAGCGACGGACTTCATCCTGTGGCTGACGAGTCGCCCGCGGGCGGAGTGGTCCGTGGCCCCTGGCAGAGAGCGGGTGTCGTGA